One window from the genome of Cyprinus carpio isolate SPL01 chromosome B1, ASM1834038v1, whole genome shotgun sequence encodes:
- the LOC109102013 gene encoding adhesion G protein-coupled receptor E3-like — protein sequence MGMPKGFSLVKRKTVTNILTFAFNASEKILESLSTASPAELASHGNLVLKTSEKLISALVKPTDTSDSVNFTLPAVEGQVFMVGPKVTLDKIPRLDTTNSSVSIDLIGIAKYNIEGSAAVAFMSYVMMENLLKPDFFKTSNDTIKTMMSTVISATLPKTTNTNLTKPVNFTFRHIREFDPNGSLSCVYWNISEWIVDGCSVLKTNRSYTVCSCVHLSTFALIMQTSPPPESNLLLDLLNLVCVIVGLVFFSLALLTFALCQWSPGVNNVARINICISLLLAHLLLLLTEQFLSFIRRQQVLCAVIAGLLHFLFLSGFVWMFIEAVLLYICVKNLSQISSKKREVLSTRFLCVIGYVVALVVVCVSVGLVPEGYGSEHCWIKHDKGFIWSFLGPVCVILALNMILFIKIFITLNSTLKKLNAEVSQMKQSKVLVFKTLAQCVVLGCPWILGFFTNGSKELEIIFLILNSQQGTFIFLIYCVLNNEVRQQYRKFFRCLCCVKQH from the exons ACTGTGACAAACATTTTGACTTTTGCCTTCAACGCTTCAGAGAAGATTTTAGAGTCATTATCAACAGCAAGCCCAGCTGAACTAGCCTCCCACGGAAACCTTGTGTTAAAAACCAGTGAGAAACTCATTTCTGCATTAGTGAAGCCGACAGACACAAGTGACAGTGTCAATTTTACTCTTCCTGCTGTAG AGGGTCAAGTCTTCATGGTTGGACCAAAGGTCACCTTAGATAAAATCCCTCGACTTGACACGACAAATTCTTCTGTGAGCATTGATCTTATTGGGATTGCCAAATACAACATTGAAG GATCAGCTGCTGTGGCTTTCATGAGCTACGTCATGATGGAGAATCTACTGAAGCCAGACTTCTTCAAAACATCAAATGACACGATTAAAACCATGATGTCCACTGTGATCTCAGCTACTCTTCCCAAAACCACCAACACTAACCTCACCAAACCAGTCAACTTCACCTTCAGACACATCAGA GAGTTTGATCCCAACGGTTCTCTGTCCTGTGTGTACTGGAATATCAGCGAGTGGATTGTAGATGGTTGTTCTGTTTTAAAGACCAACAGAAGCTACACTGTGTGTTCCTGTGTTCATCTGTCCACATTCGCTCTCATCATGCAGACCAGCCCCCCACCAGAG AGTAACCTGCTGCTGGATCTGTTGAATTTGGTGTGTGTGATCGTGGGGTTGGTGTTCTTCAGTTTGGCCCTGTTGACCTTTGCCCTTTGTCAGTGGAGTCCTGGAGTGAATAATGTGGCTCGAATCAACATCTGCATCAGTCTTCTGCTGGCTCACCTTCTGTTGCTGCTCACAGAGCAGTTCCTGAGCTTCATACGGCGTCAGCAG GTGTTGTGTGCCGTGATCGCAGGCCTTCtgcacttcctctttctctccggcTTTGTGTGGATGTTCATTGAAGCTGTGCTGCTCTACATCTGTGTGAAGAACCTATCACAGATCAGCTCCAAGAAGAGGGAGGTGCTTAGCACTAGATTCCTGTGTGTGATTGGATATGTGGTTGCtctggttgtggtgtgtgtgtctgtcggtCTGGTTCCTGAAGGATACGGCAGTGAACA CTGCTGGATTAAACATGATAAAGGTTTTATCTGGAGTTTTCTGGGTCCTGTGTGTGTCATACTAGCA TTAAACATGATTCTCTTCATCAAGATCTTTATCACTCTGAACTCAACTCTCAAAAAACTGAATGCTGAGGTTTCACAGATGAAACAATCAAA GGTTTTGGTGTTTAAAACATTGGCTCAGTGTGTGGTTCTTGGTTGCCCCTGGATTCTGGGTTTCTTCACTAATGGCAGTAAGGAGCTGGAGATCATCTTCCTGATCTTGAACTCCCAGCAGGGAACCTTCATCTTCCTGATCTACTGTGTTCTCAATAATGAG GTCAGGCAGCAGTACAGGAAGTTCTTCAGATGTCTTTGCTGTGTCAAACAACACTGA